In a single window of the Gossypium hirsutum isolate 1008001.06 chromosome D02, Gossypium_hirsutum_v2.1, whole genome shotgun sequence genome:
- the LOC107910360 gene encoding probable methyltransferase PMT10 gives MKPTAPITSTTATVTASSTTIEALKTLKFVKLVAIVVLSVSLVFLATHLSYSSSSSFSINYSLLTPQASPPVSPPPPPPPSPPPSPPPPAVRRTGIIDENGAMSDEFFVGESGSNSTTGLTEFSDGDEEGREQEEEERKSKSDGDVRVGVEKYKVCDKSKVDHIPCLDNKKAIKLFSKSEKGEKYERHCPGKDEMLDCVIPRPEGYQRSIPWPQSRDEVWFSNMPHTRLVEDKGGQNWISIKKDKFIFPGGGTQFIHGADQYLNQISQMVPEISFGHRVRVALDIGCGVASFGAFLLQRNVTTLSIAPKDVHENQIQFALERGVPAMVAVFATHRLLYPSQAFDLIHCSRCRLNWTRDDEILLLEVNRMLRAGGFFVWAAQPVYKHEEILQQQWKEMEDLTARICWELVKKEGYIAIWRKPLNNSCYLNRDTGVLPLLCNSNDNSDNVWYVDLRACITQLPVNGYGSNVSTWPARLHDPPDRLQSIEMNAYISRKEIFRAESKYWNEIIDSYVRAFHWKDLKLRNVMDMRAGLGGFAAALHDLQIDCWVMNVVPVSGFNTLSVIYDRGLIGVMHDWCEPFDTYPRTYDLLHAAGLFSVEKKRCNMSTIMLEMDRMLRPGGRVYIRDSISVMGELQEIATAMGWVAMLHETGEGPHASWKILISEKRM, from the exons atgaaaccgactgctccaataactagTACTACAGCAACCGTCACGGCATCTTCGACGACGATTGAGGCCCTTAAAACCCTCAAGTTTGTTAAGCTTGTAGCCATTGTTGTCCTCTCTGTTTCCCTCGTTTTCCTTGCTACTCACTTATCCTActcctcttcttcttcattcTCGATCAATTACTCCTTACTAACTCCGCAAGCGTCGCCTCCGGTTTCTCCACCACCACCTCCTCCCCCTTCTCCGCCACCATCTCCTCCTCCACCGGCAGTGCGAAGAACGGGGATAATCGACGAAAATGGAGCAATGTCGGACGAATTCTTTGTCGGAGAGTCAGGTTCGAACTCTACGACTGGTTTAACGGAGTTCAGTGATGGCGACGAGGAAGGACGAGAACAAGAAGAGGAGGAAAGAAAGAGTAAGAGCGACGGTGACGTTAGGGTTGGGGTTGAGAAATATAAGGTATGTGATAAGAGTAAAGTTGATCATATACCGTGTTTGGATAACAAGAAAGCAATTAAGCTGTTTAGTAAGAGTGAAAAAGGGGAGAAATACGAGAGACATTGTCCTGGAAAAGATGAAATGTTGGATTGTGTGATTCCAAGGCCAGAAGGGTACCAGAGATCTATACCTTGGCCTCAGAGTCGTGATGAG GTTTGGTTCAGCAATATGCCACATACTCGTCTAGTTGAAGATAAAGGTGGGCAAAATTGGATATCAATAAAGAAAGATAAGTTCATTTTCCCAGGAGGTGGAACACAATTTATTCATGGTGctgatcaatatttgaatcaGATTTCACAG ATGGTTCCTGAAATTTCTTTTGGCCACCGTGTTCGTGTTGCATTAGATATTGGTTGTGGAGTTGCCAGTTTTGGTGCCTTTCTTCTTCAACGCAATGTCACCACTTTATCAATAGCACCAAAAGACGTTCATGAAAACCAAATTCAATTTGCACTAGAGCGTGGGGTACCTGCCATGGTTGCGGTATTTGCTACTCATCGCTTGTTGTATCCAAGTCAGGCCTTTGACTTGATACATTGTTCAAGATGTAGACTTAATTGGACCCGTGATG ATGAAATTTTGCTTCTTGAGGTCAACAGGATGCTTAGAGCTGGAGGCTTTTTTGTCTGGGCTGCACAGCCTGTATATAAACATGAAGAGATTCTACAACAGCAATGGAAAG AAATGGAGGATCTTACTGCTCGCATATGCTGGGAACTAGTAAAGAAGGAAGGATATATTGCCATATGGCGGAAGCCTTTGAACAATAGCTGCTATCTTAATCGTGATACTGGAGTGCTACCTCTCCTTTGTAACTCCAATGATAATTCAGACAATGTTTG GTATGTTGATTTGAGGGCCTGCATCACTCAATTGCCAGTGAATGGTTACGGCTCTAATGTTAGCACATGGCCTGCACGTCTTCATGATCCACCTGACAGGCTTCAAAGCATAGAAATGAATGCCTATATATCCAGAAAGGAAATCTTTAGAGCTGAATCGAAATACTGGAATGAAATAATAGACAGTTATGTACGTGCTTTTCACTGGAAAGATTTGAAACTACGGAATGTGATGGACATGAGAGCTGGACTTGGCGG GTTTGCAGCAGCATTACATGATCTTCAGATTGATTGCTGGGTTATGAATGTTGTTCCTGTTAGTGGGTTCAACACCTTGTCTGTTATTTATGATCGTGGGCTTATAGGAGTTATGCATGACTG GTGTGAACCATTCGATACTTATCCTAGAACATATGACCTATTACACGCAGCAGGTCTTTTCTCTGTTGAGAAAAAGAG GTGTAATATGTCAACCATCATGCTAGAGATGGATCGCATGCTGAGACCTGGTGGACGTGTATATATACGAGATTCAATCTCTGTTATGGGTGAACTTCAAGAAATAGCAACTGCAATGGGATGGGTGGCTATGCTGCACGAAACAGGTGAAGGTCCACACGCGAGCTGGAAAATTTTGATCTCTGAGAAACGTATGTGA
- the LOC107908351 gene encoding probable calcium-binding protein CML44, whose protein sequence is MLSSSSSSYLQEALICKASRFDVNGDHILFGGKMSPLSKTDLQRVFEKLDKNGDGFVSLEELNWLLQRIGSVQFSLEELEPLVGKPCLNLDEFLFFYESISNPLAHGGDEEEEEELVIHGGGEEEDSDLAKAFKVFDLNGDGFISCEELEYVLGRLGLWDENSGKDCRSMIWYYDTNSDGMVDFQEFKNMMLHSRS, encoded by the coding sequence ATGttgtcttcatcatcatcatcgtatCTGCAAGAAGCCTTAATTTGTAAAGCTTCAAGGTTTGATGTTAATGGTGATCATATCCTCTTTGGTGGTAAAATGTCCCCCCTTAGTAAGACCGACTTGCAACGCGTATTCGAGAAGCTCGACAAGAATGGAGATGGCTTCGTTAGTCTGGAGGAGCTGAATTGGTTGCTCCAGAGAATCGGGTCTGTCCAATTCAGCCTTGAAGAATTGGAGCCCTTAGTGGGAAAACCATGTTTGAACTTGGATGAATTCTTGTTCTTTTATGAATCCATCTCGAACCCACTGGCACATGGTGGTGacgaagaggaggaggaggaattGGTCATTCACGGCGGCGGTGAAGAAGAAGACAGTGACCTTGCGAAGGCTTTCAAAGTGTTTGACTTgaatggggatgggtttatttcATGTGAGGAGCTTGAATACGTGCTGGGAAGACTGGGTTTGTGGGATGAAAATAGTGGAAAAGACTGCAGGAGCATGATTTGGTATTACGACACCAATTCAGACGGCATGGTTGATTTTCAAGAATTCAAAAACATGATGTTACATTCCCGTTCTTGA